The proteins below are encoded in one region of Fibrella aestuarina BUZ 2:
- a CDS encoding ROK family transcriptional regulator gives MLPSTTPEDSLTKQSVVAYKKNLKFRKALAYLYQEGSCTLAELASELHTSIPSVTNLVDQLIDDGWVIAIGTAAGNNGRRPAVFRFNPTGHYSIILDSGTHGTRLLIVNLLRQILFERSVDYPLEDRPEFSAFLVDFVNDCLLDSGLARQDMLGVGLSLPGLIDSRQSLNLSYPGLGMPGQSLTSWLELQWQLPVFLLNDTKATALGEHRFGRAKGKQHALAINIDWGVGLGIIINGDVFQGASGFAGELGHIQADPKGSLCYCGKIGCVDTLASASALVRRVQQAVVSGQATHLASLRHVPEQITVSQIVQAAYQGDAFAIEQLYETGSHLGKALAIAVTLFNPEIIIVDGVLAEASLFVTNALQQAINRYCLSGFRDTLTVEITQLNGDAKWLGTHAHLIENLFAAA, from the coding sequence ATGTTACCCTCAACCACGCCCGAAGACTCCCTCACCAAACAGTCTGTTGTTGCTTACAAAAAGAACCTGAAGTTCAGAAAAGCCCTTGCTTATCTCTACCAGGAAGGCTCGTGTACACTGGCCGAATTGGCCAGCGAACTGCACACCAGTATTCCGTCGGTCACCAACCTGGTCGATCAGCTCATCGACGACGGCTGGGTGATCGCCATTGGTACCGCAGCCGGTAACAACGGGCGTCGGCCCGCCGTATTCAGGTTTAATCCAACGGGACACTATTCTATTATTCTCGACAGTGGCACCCACGGCACCCGCTTGCTGATTGTCAATCTGTTACGCCAGATTCTTTTTGAGCGAAGTGTCGATTACCCGCTGGAAGACCGGCCTGAATTCTCGGCGTTTCTGGTCGACTTCGTGAACGACTGCCTACTGGATTCGGGGCTTGCCCGCCAGGATATGCTTGGGGTTGGGCTGTCGCTGCCCGGCCTGATCGACTCCCGGCAAAGCCTCAATCTGAGCTATCCCGGACTGGGTATGCCGGGGCAATCGCTAACCTCGTGGCTAGAGTTACAATGGCAGCTACCCGTTTTTCTGCTGAACGATACCAAAGCCACCGCGTTGGGCGAACACCGCTTCGGCCGGGCCAAAGGCAAACAACACGCCCTGGCTATCAACATCGACTGGGGCGTCGGGCTGGGGATCATCATCAACGGCGACGTGTTTCAGGGCGCTTCCGGCTTCGCGGGCGAACTGGGCCACATTCAGGCCGACCCCAAAGGCTCGCTTTGTTACTGTGGCAAGATTGGCTGTGTCGATACGCTGGCGTCGGCCTCGGCGCTGGTACGGCGCGTTCAGCAGGCGGTCGTGTCGGGGCAGGCGACCCACTTAGCCAGCCTACGGCACGTACCTGAGCAGATCACCGTGAGCCAGATTGTGCAGGCGGCGTATCAGGGGGACGCGTTTGCGATCGAACAACTCTACGAAACCGGCTCGCACCTGGGCAAAGCGCTGGCGATCGCCGTCACGCTCTTCAACCCGGAAATCATCATCGTGGATGGCGTGCTGGCCGAAGCGTCGCTGTTCGTGACCAACGCCCTGCAACAGGCCATCAACCGATACTGCCTCAGCGGTTTCCGCGACACCCTGACGGTAGAGATTACCCAACTGAACGGCGATGCCAAATGGCTCGGCACGCACGCCCACCTGATCGAGAATTTATTCGCGGCGGCTTAG
- a CDS encoding vanadium-dependent haloperoxidase yields MKAQRHTTRTYLLLACLWLISHVAGAKPRPQATKELQPTVFALTMVMMHDVVNPPAASRFYSYCLLGAHELVARHNPQLVAPRQLLQTSPTYPAVTDNTYDYQIAALYCILETGRLLLPSGTLLEKDQQQLLERLRRDGYTDAVIQRSVQEAQRVAQAVVAYARSDNYGKLSARGRYRPTKKDGYWYPTPPAYMEAIEPHWRTIRPMLIDSCTQFMPKPPAAFSTDTSSTFYRLTREVHRTSQTLTPSQRLIAAYWDCNPFAVNTAGHMAIGFKKISPGGHWINITSQVTQQAKLPFDEAVQVHSLAALTLMDAFISCWDEKYRSSRVRPETVINRHIDPHWQPMLQTPPFPEYPSGHSVISGAVSEVLTYLLGDQFAFTDTTEELFELPSRSFTSFRQAAAEAAVSRLYGGIHYRDAIDNGLAQGQALGTFVVDKLKKAGVKGGKKTLSRRE; encoded by the coding sequence ATGAAAGCGCAGCGACATACAACCCGAACGTACCTGCTGCTTGCCTGTCTGTGGTTGATCAGCCATGTGGCGGGGGCAAAACCACGCCCGCAGGCCACCAAAGAACTGCAACCCACCGTGTTTGCGCTGACGATGGTGATGATGCATGACGTAGTGAATCCGCCCGCCGCGAGCCGCTTTTACAGTTATTGCCTGTTGGGAGCGCACGAACTGGTGGCCCGCCACAATCCGCAACTGGTGGCGCCCCGGCAGTTGTTGCAAACCAGCCCAACGTACCCGGCCGTCACCGACAACACCTACGATTACCAGATTGCGGCCCTGTATTGCATCCTCGAAACAGGGCGGCTCTTGCTGCCATCAGGTACGTTGCTGGAAAAAGACCAGCAGCAGTTGCTCGAACGGCTGCGGCGCGATGGCTACACCGATGCCGTGATCCAACGGTCGGTGCAGGAGGCGCAGCGCGTAGCCCAGGCGGTTGTGGCCTACGCCCGCAGCGACAATTACGGAAAGCTGAGCGCCCGTGGCCGTTACCGTCCGACCAAAAAAGACGGCTATTGGTACCCAACGCCGCCCGCATACATGGAAGCCATTGAGCCGCATTGGCGCACCATCCGGCCCATGCTGATCGACTCCTGCACGCAATTCATGCCCAAGCCGCCCGCCGCCTTCAGCACCGATACGAGCAGTACGTTTTATCGGCTGACGCGTGAAGTGCACCGCACGAGCCAGACCCTTACGCCGTCGCAACGCCTCATCGCCGCCTATTGGGACTGCAATCCGTTTGCCGTCAATACGGCGGGGCATATGGCTATCGGATTCAAAAAAATCAGCCCCGGCGGGCATTGGATTAACATCACCAGCCAAGTGACGCAGCAGGCCAAACTCCCCTTCGACGAGGCCGTGCAAGTGCATTCGCTGGCCGCCCTGACGCTGATGGACGCCTTTATCAGTTGCTGGGACGAGAAGTACCGCAGCAGCCGGGTACGTCCCGAAACCGTGATTAATCGCCACATCGACCCGCACTGGCAACCGATGCTGCAAACGCCACCCTTCCCCGAATACCCCAGCGGCCACAGCGTCATTTCGGGGGCTGTGTCGGAAGTGCTGACGTACCTGCTCGGTGATCAGTTTGCGTTTACTGACACCACCGAAGAACTCTTTGAGCTGCCGTCGCGCTCGTTTACGTCGTTCCGGCAGGCAGCGGCTGAGGCGGCGGTTTCCCGGCTGTACGGCGGCATTCATTACCGCGATGCCATCGACAACGGGCTGGCGCAGGGGCAGGCCCTGGGTACGTTTGTGGTCGATAAGCTGAAAAAAGCGGGGGTGAAAGGAGGCAAAAAAACGCTAAGCCGCCGCGAATAA